The following are encoded together in the Oryzias melastigma strain HK-1 linkage group LG17, ASM292280v2, whole genome shotgun sequence genome:
- the snai2 gene encoding zinc finger protein SNAI2, with translation MPRSFLVKKHINSTKKPNYSELESPTVFITPHFYRGLPLSVIPQPEVLSPAAYSPVTVWTSDFSPISGYPSSLSDTSSKDHSGSESPRSDEDEQMLPKLTDPHGVEAEKFQCSLCSKSYSTYSGLLKHKQLHCDAQTRKSFSCKYCEKEYVSLGALKMHIRTHTLPCVCKICGKAFSRPWLLQGHIRTHTGEKPFSCPHCNRAFADRSNLRAHLQTHSDVKKYQCKNCSKTFSRMSLLHKHEESGCCVAH, from the exons ATGCCACGCTCTTTCCTCGTCAAGAAACACATAAACTCCACAAAGAAGCCAAATTATAGCGAACTGGAAAGCCCAACAG TCTTCATCACGCCGCACTTCTACAGGGGCCTCCCCCTGTCCGTCATCCCCCAGCCGGAGGTCCTGAGCCCGGCAGCCTACAGCCCCGTCACCGTGTGGACCAGCGACTTCTCCCCCATCTCTGGATACCCGTCCTCCCTCTCCGACACCTCCTCCAAGGACCACAGCGGCTCGGAGAGCCCGCGGAGCGATGAGGACGAGCAGATGCTGCCCAAACTGACGGACCCTCACGGGGTGGAGGCAGAGAAGTTCCAGTGTAGTCTGTGCAGCAAATCCTACTCCACGTACTCTGGACTGCTCAAGCACAAGCAGCTGCACTGCGACGCGCAAACGAGGAAATCCTTCAGCTGTAAATACTGCGAGAAGGAGTACGTCAGCCTGGGAGCTCTCAAAATGCACATCAGGACTCACACGTTGCCTTGTGTTTGTAAAATATGCGGGAAGGCTTTCTCCAGACCGTGGCTGCTCCAAGGACACATCAGGACGCACACGG GTGAGAAGCCCTTCTCCTGCCCGCACTGCAACAGAGCGTTTGCAGACAGGTCCAATCTCAGGGCTCACCTACAGACCCATTCGGATGTGAAAAAGTACCAATGCAAGAACTGCTCCAAAACCTTCTCTAGGATGTCTCTTCTGCACAAGCATGAGGAATCTGGTTGTTGTGTGGCACACTGA